The following DNA comes from Cedecea neteri.
GAAAAACGTTCGCTTCTATACCCAAGTCTACAGCGGCTACGGTGAATCGCTCATCGATTATAACTTTAACCAGACACGGGTTGGCGTAGGCGTTATGCTAAACGATCTTTTCTAAAGCATTGCAGTTTCTCTTCCAGGCGCTGAAAATGGCGCCTGAATTTTAGGTAGTGGGGATAGCGTGGCACAGGCGGAAGTAATCAATCAGGCGTCGCTGGCGAGACAGGTTCTGCAGGATACCTTCGGGTATCAACAGTTCCGTCCGGGTCAGGAAACCATCATCGACACGGTGCTGGAGGGGCGTGACTGCCTGGTAGTGATGCCGACCGGTGGCGGTAAATCCCTGTGTTATCAAATTCCTGCGTTGGTGTTTGGCGGCCTGACAGTGGTGGTCTCCCCGCTGATTTCCCTGATGAAAGACCAGGTCGATCAGCTGCTGGCGAACGGCGTGGCGGCGGCCTGCCTTAACTCGACCCAAACCCGCGAACAGCAGCTGGAAGTGATGACCGGCTGCCGTACCGGGCAAATTCGCCTGCTGTATATCGCCCCTGAACGCCTGATGATGGACAATTTTATTGACCATCTCAGCAACTGGCAGCTTTCGATGGTGGCGGTCGATGAAGCCCACTGCATTTCACAGTGGGGACACGATTTCCGCCCGGAATATGCCGCCCTTGGTCAGCTTCGCGAGCGGCTACCTGCGGTGCCGTTTGTGGCGCTGACGGCCACGGCGGACGACACCACCAGGCTCGATATCGTGCGCCTGCTGGGGCTTCACGATCCGTTTATCCAAATCAGCAGCTTCGACCGGCCGAATATTCGCTACATGTTGATGGAAAAGTTTAAGCCGCTCGATCAGCTCACCCGCTATATTCAGGAACAGCGCGGTAAGTCCGGGATTATTTACTGCAACAGCCGGGCAAAAGTGGAAGACATCGCCGCCCGGCTGCAAAGCAAAGGCATCAGCGCCGGCGCTTATCACGCAGGGCTGGAGCATCAGGTTCGCGGTGACGTGCAGGAAAAATTCCAGCGCGACGATCTGCAAATAGTGGTCGCTACCGTCGCGTTTGGCATGGGTATAAACAAGCCGAACGTGCGTTTTGTCGCCCACTTCGATATTCCCCGCAACATCGAATCTTACTATCAGGAAACGGGCCGTGCCGGGCGTGATGGCCTGCCTGCGGAAGCGATGTTGTTTTACGACCCAGCGGATATGGCCTGGCTGCGTAAATGCCTTGAAGAAAAAGCGCCAGGACAGCTGCAGGACATCGAGCGCCATAAGCTCAACGCCATGGGCGCGTTTGCCGAAGCGCAAACCTGTCGCCGCCTCGTGCTGCTGAACTACTTCGGCGAAGGTCGTCAACAGTCTTGCGGCAACTGCGACATCTGCCTCGATCCGCCTCGTCGCTATGACGGCCTGATGGACGCGCAAAAAGCGCTGTCCTGCATTTACCGTGTCGGCCAGCGCTTTGGGATGGGCTATGTGGTTGAAGTGCTGCGTGGGTCTAACAATCAGCGTATCCGCGACCTTGGTCACGATAAGCTGAAGGTTTACGGTGAAGGCCGTGAACATACGACGGAGCACTGGGTCAGCGTGATCCGCCAGCTCATCCATCTCGGCGTGGTGACGCAAAATATCGCTGCACACTCGGCGCTGCAGCTCACGGAAGCGGCTCGCCCTTATTTACGTGGTGAAGAGCCGCTGATGCTGGCGGTACCGCGCGTCGTCGCTATTAAGCCGCGTGCCAGCCAGAAAGTCTTTGGTGGCAATTACGATCGCAAGCTGTTCGCCAAACTCAGAAAGCTGCGTAAATCTATCGCGGATGAAGAAAACATCCCGCCTTATGTGGTATTCAACGATGCCACACTGATTGAAATGGCGGAACAGATGCCGCTGTCGCCGGGCGAGATGCTGGGCATCAACGGGGTGGGGACGCGCAAACTCGAGCGCTTTGGCCGCCCGTTTATGACGCTGATTCGCGACCACGTTGACGGCGTGGATGAAGAGTAGCCTGCCGCGAGGAAAAGTGGCAGGATAATGACTCTTCGAATTATCTGCACGCGAGCTATTCCCTATGTTAATGCTATTTCTGACCGTGGCTCTGGTGCACATCGTTGCCCTGATGAGCCCGGGTCCTGACTTTTTCTTTGTTTCCCAGACTGCCGTAAGCCGCTCTCGCAAAGAGGCAATGATGGGCGTGCTGGGGATCACCGCTGGCGTCATGGTTTGGGCGGGCGTGGCGCTGCTTGGCCTGCACCTGATCCTCGAAAAAATGGCCTGGCTGCATAACATCATCATGGTCGGCGGCGGGCTGTATCTGTGCTGGATGGGTTATCAGATGCTGCGCGGCGCATTCAAGAAAGAAGTTAAAGGCGAAGAAACGCCGAAAGTTGAGCTGGCGAGCGGTGGAAAGAGCTTTGTGAAAGGGCTGCTGACGAACCTGGCTAACCCGAAAGCGATTATCTACTTCGGCAGCGTGTTCTCGCTGTTTGTTGGCGACAACGTAGGCAGCGCTGAGCGCTGGGGCCTGTTTGTGCTGATCGCGATTGAAACATTCGCCTGGTTCACTATCGTGGCGAGCTTGTTTGCCTTACCAAAAATGCGTCGCGGCTATCAGCGCCTCGCCAAATGGATCGACGGTATGGCGGGCGCTCTGTTCACCGGCTTTGGTATTCACCTGATCATCTCCCGATAATCAGGCCTGGCGCGCTCCTGCAAGCAGCGCGCCAACCAGCATAAATAGCGACCCGAAGACCCGGTTCAAGGCTTTCATCTGGCGCGGCCCCTTAATCCAGGCGGCAATTCTCTTGGCCAGGGTCGCGTAGCCAATCATCACAATAATATCGACGACGACTGTGGTAACACCGAGCACAACGTACTGCATCGCCTGGGGTTGATGCGGGACGATAAACTGCGGGAACAGCGCGGCAAGAAACACGATGCTTTTCGGGTTGGTCAGGTTAACAAACACCGCTCGCTTGAACAGTTTGCTGCGCGGTTGCGTGGTGGCCAGCGTGTTTAAATCCAGCGCGCCAGCGGCTCTCCATTGCTGGATCCCCAGCCAGATAAGATAGGCCACCCCTGCCCATTTCAGGACTTCAAAGGCCAGCAGCGAACGTGAAAACAGGGCGCCAAGCCCAACGCCGACCAGCACAATATGCAGCGCCAGCCCGGTTTGCAGTCCGGTAATTGACGCAGCCGCACCGCGATAGCCATGGCTGATGGCGGTGGTCATCGTATTGATGGCACCGGAGCCGGGGGAAAGGCTAAGAATTATTGTGGTTAGCAGATAGGTAAACCACCACTCGAAGGTCATGCGAAACTCCCTGAACGCGCGCTTTTATGCCACAATACGCTATTGTTGATAAGCGTGCCACGGGCCCTAAAAAAACCACAGATACCTGATGCCGACCCCTATGTCTCAGCATAAAAATGGATGGTTAGAACGGGAAGGCGCATTTGCTGCTTTTGCCACAGGCCCACTGACGGACTTTTGGCGCAAGCGGGAAGAGCGCGAATTCACCGGCGTGGATGACGTGCCGGTTCGCTATGTTCGCTTCTGTTCGGCGCAGCACGATCGCGTGATTGTTGTCTGTCCTGGCAGAATAGAAAGCTACGTGAAATATGCTGAGCTGGCGTATGACCTTTTCCACAGCGGGTTTGATGTTTTGATCATCGACCACCGCGGGCAAGGGCGTTCAGGACGAATGCTGTCGGACTCCCATCGTGGCCACGTCGTCAACTTTAGTGACTATGTCGAAGATTTTGACCGCTTTTACCAGCAGGAAGTGGCGTCAGGGCACTGGCGTAAACGCTATCTGTTGGCCCATTCGATGGGCGGCGCGATTGCCGCGTTATGGCTACAGCAAGCACCGGACGCTTTTGATGCGGTCGCGCTCTGCGCCCCGATGTTTGGTATTATCCTGCGCTGGCCGGAATGGATGGTGCGCCATATTCTTGACTGGGCCGAAGGGCATCCACGTATTCGGGAAGGATACGCCATTGGGACGGGCCGCTGGCGCGCGCTGCCGTTTAGCGTTAACGTCCTGACCCACAGCGAAGAGCGATACCGCCGCAGCCTGCGTTTTTATGCTGATGAGCCAGCATTGCGGGTGGGCGGGCCAACGTTCCATTGGGTACGAGAAGGGATCCTCGCCGGAGAAAAGGTGTTAGCAGGAGCCACTGCTATTACCACGCCGATCTTTTTACTCCAGGCGGAAGAGGAGCGAGTGGTCGATAACCGCGCGCACCAGCAATTCTGCGAAATTATGGCCGCGGCGGGCCACCCTTGTGAGGGGGAAACACCTTACGTCATTGAAGGCGCGTATCACGAGATCCTGTTTGAGAAGGACGCTATGCGAGCCAGAGCATTGTCTGCCGTGCTTGAGTTTTTCGACCGGCATAACTAATTGAAAATATCTCTCCAGAGGATCCCTATGTACCATGTTGTTGCTTCAGATTTAGATGGCACCTTGCTGTCTCCCGATCATTTCCTCTCCGCTTATGCGAAAGAAACGTTAAAGCTGCTCACTGCGGAAGGCGTTAACTTTGTTTTTGCGACCGGCCGACACCATATCGACGTGGCGCAAATTCGTGACAACCTTGAGATCAAGGCGTACATGATCACCTCGAACGGGGCGCGTGTGCACGATACCGACGGTAACCTGTTCTTCTCTCACGATCTCGACCATGACATCGCTCAGGACTTGTTTGGCGTGGTGCATAACAACCCGGACATCGTGACCAACGTCTACAAAGGCGACGAGTGGTTTATGAACCGCCACCGCCCGGAAGAGATGAAATACTTCCAGGAAGCTAAATTCAGCTACACCCTGTTTGAGCCGGGCCTGCTGGAAGCTGACGGCGTCAGCAAAGTATTCTTTACCTGCGACGATCATGACACACTGCTGCCGCTGGAGCAGGCAATTAACGCCCGCTGGGGTGATCGCGTGAACGTCAGCTTCTCGACGCTGACCTGTCTGGAAGTGATGGCGGGCGGTGTTTCCAAAGGGCACGCGCTGGAAGCCGTCTCGAAAGCGATGGGTTACAGCCTGAAGGATTGCATTGCCTTCGGTGACGGTATGAACGACGCCGAGATGCTGAGCATGGCGGGCAAAGGCTGCATCATGGGCAACGCTCACCAGCGCCTGAAAGATCTGCTGCCTGAGCTGGAAGTCATCGGCACCAACGGCGATAACGCCGTGCCACACTATCTGCGCAAGCTGTTCCTCAAGGCGGAGTGATCGGCCAATGACGAGTGGTTTATTAATAACCACTCGTCAACTAAATAGTTAAGCCAATGTAGCATCCTCTCAGTACAATGGCGCAATCTTGTTCGTTGTGGATTGCTCATTGTGCCATTACTCATCATTACCACCATTCTGTGGGCCTTCTCGTTTAGCCTGATTGGGGAATACCTCGCCGGGCATGTGGACAGCTATTTCTCGGTGCTGATGCGCGTTGGCCTGGCGGCGTTGGTGTTTCTGCCATTCCTGCGTTTTAAAGGCTACCCGCTCAAAACCCTGCTGCTTTACATGCTGGTGGGGGCGCTACAGCTGGGTGTGATGTACCTCTTCAGCTTCCGCGCTTACCTCTATCTCACGGTATCCGAATTCCTGCTTTTCACGGTAATGACGCCGCTGTACGTCACGCTGATCTACGACTTACTGAGCGGCAATAAACTGCGCTGGGGCTATGCGCTGAGTGCGGGGCTGGCGGTGATTGGTGCGGCGATTATTCGTTACGACAAAGTGAGCGATCATTTCTGGATTGGCCTGCTGCTGGTGCAAGGGGCCAATATCTGCTTCGCCATCGGCATGGTGGGCTACAAGCGCCTGATGGAAACGCATCCGATGCCGCAACACTGTGCATTTTCGTGGTTCTATCTGGGGGCGTTTATTGTCGCTGTTGTGGCCTGGTTTGCGCTTGGCAATCCGCAGAAACTGCCCACCACGACGCTACAGTGGGGGATTTTGGTCTGGCTTGGCGTGGTTGCTTCCGGACTGGGCTATTTTATGTGGAACTACGGTGCAACGCAGGTGGATGCCGGCACGCTCGGCATCATGAACAACGTGCATGTCCCGGCCGGGCTGCTGGTGAATCTTGCTATCTGGCAGGAGCAGCCCCACTGGCCGAGCTTTATTATTGGGGGAACGGTGATAATGGCCTCGCTATGGGTACATCGCCGATGGGTCGCTCCGCGTTCTTCACAAACGGTAAATGGTCGCAGGCATGCTGGCGCGTCGAGCGAATAAATGCCTCAGTCACCGGCTGGCGCTGTTCGCCGTCGCGTACCGCGGCGTAGAGCCGGCTCCATAAACCTTCACCCAGGGTTCTGGTGACAATCAGGCCCTGGTGCTCAAAGCTTTCCACCACCCAATGCGGCAGGGCAGCAATCCCCATCCGCGCCGACACCATCTGAATCAGCAGCAGCGTGTTATCGACGTTTTTCAGTGACGGGCTAACCCCTGCTGGCTGCAGGAAATGACGCCAGATATCCATGCGTTCACGCTGTACCGGGTAGATGAGCAGCGTTTCAAGCGTTAAGTCATCAGGCTCAATGCTCTCTTTCTTCGCCAGTGGGTGGTCGGTCGCCATCACCAGGCGCACTTCAAAATCAAACATCGGCGAATAATGTAACCCGCTGCGCGGCAAAATATCGGAAGTCAGAACGATATCCAGCTCGCCCTGCTGCAGCGCAGGCTGCGGATCAAAAGTGACGCCGGATTTAAAGTCCATCTCCACCTGCGGCCAGTGCTGGCGGAAATTCTCCAGCGCAGGCGTCAGCCACTGAATACAGCTGTGGCACTCAATTGCAATGCGCAGTCGAGTCTGGTGCGGCTCATTGCAGGCCTGCAGGGCTCGGCCAATCTGCGGCAACACTTGTTCCGCCAGCTGCAGCAGGATTTCCCCCTGCGGCGTAAAGCGAAGTGGCTGACTTTTACGGATAAACAGGCGGAAGCCGAGCCGCTGCTCCAGATCGCTGAACTGGTGAGAGAGGGCCGACTGAGTCTGATGCAGGGCGGCAGCAGCGGCGGCCAGCGAACCGCTGTGTCGTAACGCTTGCAGCGTCCGCAGGTGTTTAATCTCGATCATGAAAGTCCTTCACTTCGGCATGAACAAATTGCGCTTGAGGATTATACAGTACCTGCTGATTATAGAAGTGTAAACATCTGGACGTCTAAATCCAGCGTCTTTCGAATTTATGGCGCGTTGGTTTCACTCACTTACACCGGTCACTTACTTATGTAAGCTCCCGGTGATAAGCGAGCTTACCGCCTTCCCTAAATCCGAAATCCATCTGGATTAAGCTTATAAATAAAGAGGCGATAATATGACAATCCATAATCACACCCTGGGGTTCCCTCGCGTCGGCCTTAAGCGCGAGTTGAAAAAAGCACAGGAAAGCTACTGGGCAGGGAATACTTCCCGCGAAGAATTACTGGCGGTTGGCCGCGAACTGCGTGCCCGCCACTGGGACCAACAAAAACAAGCTGGCGTCGAATTACTGCCGGTAGGCGATTTCGCCTGGTACGACCATGTTCTGACCACCAGCCTACTGCTCGGTAACGTACCGGCTCGTCATCAGAACAAAGACGGCAGCGTCGATATCGATACGCTGTTTCGCATCGGCCGTGGCCGTGCACCAACTGGTGAGCCTGCCGCCGCCGCAGAAATGACCAAATGGTTCAATACCAACTACCACTACATGGTGCCGGAATTTACTAAGGGACAGCAGTTCAAACTGACCTGGACGCAGCTGCTGGAAGAAGTCGACGAGGCACTTGCGTTGGGCCATAAGGTGAAACCTGTCCTGCTTGGGCCAGTGACTTACCTGTGGCTGGGCAAAGTGAAAGGTGAACAGTTTGATCGCCTGGGCCTGTTGAAAGATATTTTGCCGGTCTACCAGCAGGTGCTGGCCGAATTGGCGAAGCGTGGCGTTGAGTGGGTACAAATCGATGAGCCTGCGCTGGTGCTGGAGCTGCCAAAAGCATGGCTGGATGCCTTCAAACCCGCTTACGACGCGCTGACCGGCCAGGTGAAGCTGCTGCTTACCACCTACTTCGAAGGCGTAGGGCCAAACCTGAACACCATCACCGAGCTGCCGGTGCAGGGTCTGCACGTTGATTTTGTGCATGGCAAAGATGACGTGAATGACATCCATAAGAAACTGCCTGCAAACTGGCTGCTGTCTGCAGGTGTTATCAATGGTCGTAACGTCTGGCGTGCCGATCTGACGGAGAAATATGCTCAGTTAAAAGATCTGGTGGGTAAACGTGAATTGTGGGTGGCATCTTCCTGCTCCCTGCTGCACAGTCCAATCGATCTGAGCGTAGAAACTCGTCTGGATGCCGAAGTGAAAAGCTGGTTTGCTTTTGCTCTGCAGAAGTGTGCCGAGCTGTCTCTGCTGACTGAAGCGTTAAACAGCGGGAATACCGCAAAAATTGCTGAATGGAGCGCACCGATTCAGGCTCGTCGCCAGTCCAAACGTGTGCACAATGCCGCTGTCAGCGAGCGTCTGGCTAAAATTACCGCCCAGGATAGCCAGCGCCAGAATGCTTACACTGCCCGTGCAGCAGCCCAGCGTGAACGTTTCAACCTGCCAGCCTGGCCAACAACGACCATCGGCTCCTTCCCGCAAACAACTGAAATTCGCGGCCTGCGCCTGGACTTCAAAAAAGGCAAGCTGGACGCCAACAACTATCGCACCGGTATCGCCGAACATATTAAACAGGCGATTGCAGAACAGGAACGTCTGGGCCTTGATGTACTGGTTCATGGCGAAGCCGAGCGTAACGACATGGTCGAGTATTTCGGCGAGCATCTTGACGGCTTCGTCTTTACTCAAAACGGCTGGGTGCAGAGCTACGGCTCCCGCTGCGTGAAGCCACCGATTGTTATCGGTGATATCAGTCGCCCGGAGCCGATCACCGTTGAGTGGGCCAAATACGCGCAGTCCCTGACCGACAAACCGGTTAAAGGCATGCTGACCGGTCCGGTAACGATTCTTTGCTGGTCCTTCCCGCGTGAAGATGTTTCCCGTGAGACTATCGCGAAGCAGATTGCGTTGGCCTTGCGTGACGAAGTAGCGGATCTGGAAGCCGCAGGTATCGGTATCATCCAGATTGATGAACCCGCTCTGCGTGAAGGTTTGCCGCTGCGCCAGTCTGACTGGCAGGCTTATCTGGAGTGGGGCGTGGAAGCCTTCCGTCTGAACGCCGCCGTGGTGCGAGATGACACCCAAATCCACACCCACATGTGCTACTGCGAGTTCAACGACATTATGGACTCCATTGCGGCGCTGGATGCGGACGTGATCACCATCGAAACTTCCCGTTCCGATATGGATCTGCTGGAGGCGTTTAAAGAGTTCGAGTACCCGAATGAAATCGGGCCGGGGGTATACGACATCCACTCTCCAAACGTTCCAGATGTGCAATGGATTGAAGCCCTGCTCAAGAAAGCGGCGGAATCCGTTCCGGCAGAGCGCTTGTGGGTTAACCCTGACTGCGGCCTGAAAACCCGTGGCTGGCCGGAAACCCGTGCGGCGCTGGCAAACATGGTACAAGCGGCTCAGAATCTGCGCACTGCTTGATGCTAAGAGTAAAGGGGGCTTTTAGCCCCCTTTCTTATTACTTCCTCACGCCATAGCGTTTAAACCACGCCAGCATTCTTTCCCAACCATCTTTGGCCGACTCTTCATGGTAGCTCGGGCGATAATCTGCGTTAAAAGCATGCCCGGCTTCCGGGTAAATAATGATTTCCGCATTGGCATTGGCCGCTCTTAGTGCCTGGCGCATGGTCTCAACGCTTTCCTGAGAGATCCCGGTATCCTGGCCACCATACAGGCCTAGCACTGGCGCATTAAGATTGACGGCGATATCTACCGGGTGGTGATGAGAGTTCAACGTCTTTTCACCTGTCAGCTTGCCGTACCAGGCGACGGCCGCTTTGAGCTGTGGATTGTGTGCCGCATAAAGCCAGGCGATTCGCCCGCCCCAGCAAAAACCGGTGACCATCAGGCGGTGCGCGTCGCCGCCGTTGCGTGAAGCCCAACTTGCCACATGGTCAAGATCGCCCAGCACCTGGTTGTCCGGCACTTTTGAGACCAGGCCGCTTAGCAAGGTGGGAATATCGGCGAAGTCACCCGGTTCGCCCTGGCGAAAATAGAGCTCCGGGGCAATGGCCAGGTAGCCTTCAAGCGCTAGCCGGCGACAGAGATCGCGGATATGTTCGTGTACGCCAAAAATCTCCTGAATGACAATAACGACCGGCAGCGGGCCATCGGCATTTTTGGGCCTGGCGTGGTAAGCCGGCATATTGTCGCCCTGGCTTGGAATTGACGTTTCCCCAGAAAGAATAGCGTCGTCCGGCGTTAGCAAAGCGGTGGGGGCGATGGGTGAGGCCGCCGGTGCGAAACCTTCGCCCGGTGTGTTATGTGTTGTTTGCTTTTGTTTCATGGTTTTCTCCGAACCAGCATTAGCGCAGTGTGATAACTATAGCCAGGATTAGTAGCAAATCTGTCGGGCAAAAAACGCCGTCAAAGTTCAAAAAATAGCCCGATCGACACCTAATTGTGATGCCGATCGCATATAAACATACAAATAATGTAATTTGTTTCATTCAAAGTGAGCGTCATCACGAAATTATGCTCAGGGGTTCTGTAAAGTGTCGCTTTGCTTCTCCTGAAACCTACTCAACAGAGGAGTCTGTTATGTCCAAGTCTGATGTTTTCCATCTCGGCCTCACTAAAAATGACCTGCAAGGGGCTACGCTTGCCATCGTCCCAGGCGATCCTGAGCGTGTGGAAAAAATCGCCGCGCTGATGGACAAGCCGGTTAAGCTGGCTTCCCACCGTGAATTCACTTCCTGGCGCGCCGAACTCGACGGCAAGCCGGTTATCATCTGTTCTACCGGTATCGGCGGCCCATCGACCTCTATTGCTGTTGAAGAACTGGCGCAGCTTGGCATCCGTACTTTCCTGCGCGTCGGGACGACCGGGGCGATTCAGCCGAACATCAACGTGGGCGATGTGCTTGTGACCACCGCCTCCGTTCGCCTTGATGGTGCCAGCCTGCACTTCGCGCCTATGGAATACCCGGCTGTGGCAGACTTCGCATGTACCACTGCGCTGGTTGAAGCGGCAAAAGCCGTGGGCGCAACGACGCACATCGGCGTGACCGCATCCTCCGACACCTTCTACCCTGGGCAGGAGCGTTACGACACGTTGTCCGGCCGCGTGGTTAGCCGCTTCAAAGGCTCAATGAAAGAGTGGCAGGAAATGGGCGTGATGAACTATGAAATGGAATCCGCCACTCTGCTGACCATGTGTTCAAGCCAGGGCCTGCGTGCGGGTATGGTTGCTGGAGTAATCGTGAACCGTACTCAGCAAGAGATCCCTAATGCGGAAACCATGAAGAAAACGGAAAGCCACGCGGTGAAAATCGTGGTCGAGGCGGCGCGTCGCCTGCTGTAGTTTTGCTTTTCCGTTCATAAGGCCGGCGCTCGCCGGCTTTTTTTATGCTTTGCGCGCTCCCTTCCGGAAAATCCCTTTTCATCTGGACATTTATACAGCAGAATTTTATTTTGCCGATGTTGATATCGTTTTGGGGGATGCATGGATATTTCACTGTTGTTTGGGCTGGGCATCGGGCTGGTGGGCTTGCTGACCGGCTGGCTTATCGCCAGTCTGCGTGCGGCACAGCGGCTGTCGGCTTTACATGAAGAACAGCGTGAAATCTACGGTGAGCTTACAGCCGCGCGGCAGGAGCTTCAGCAAAACCAGCACTGGCGGGAAGAGTGCGACCAGCTTAACCGTGAAGTCCGCACCCAAATGGAAATTAACAGCGGGCAGGAAGCAGATATCCGTGAATTAACCACATTGCTGGAGCAAACGCGCCTCAATGCTGAAGACAAGCACCGTCAAATGCTCAATAGCGAGCAGCGCCTGAATGAGCAGTTTGAGAATCTGGCCCACCGTATTTTTGAGCAAAGCGGGCGCAAAGTTGAAGAGCAGAACCGCCAAAGCCTGAACATGTTGCTCTCTCCACTTCGTGAGCAGCTCGATGGTTTCCGTCGCCAGGTCCAGGAAAGTTTTGGTCAGGAGGCCCGTGAACGCCATACGCTGACGCACGAAATCCGTAACCTGCAGCAGCTCAATGCACAAATGGCGCAAGAGGCGCTCAATCTCACCAAAGCGCTAAAGGGCGACAACAAAACCCAGGGTAACTGGGGGGAAGTGGTGTTAACTCGGGTACTGGAAGCTTCTGGCCTGCGTGAAGGCCATGAGTATCAGACTCAGGTGAATATCCAGCTCGAAAATAACAGCCGCATGCAGCCGGATGTTATCGTTCGCCTGCCGCAGGGCAAAGACGTTGTTATTGATGCAAAAATGACGCTGGTGGCCTACGAGCGTTACTTCAATGGTGAAGATGAACTCACGCGTGAAAGTGCGCTGAATGAACACATCGCCGCTATCCGCAGCCATATTCGCCTTCTGGGTCGTAAGGATTACCAGCAACTGCCGGGATTGCGTTCCCTGGACTACGTGTTGATGTTTATTCCCGTTGAGCCCGCTTTCCTGCTGGCTATCGACAGACAGCCTGAACTGATTAGCGAGGCGCTGAAAAATAACATTATGCTGGTGAGCCCGACGACGCTGCTGGTGGCGTTGCGCACGATTGCTAACCTGTGGCGCTATGAACATCAAAGCCGTAATGCCCAACAAATCGCCGACAGGGCGGGGCGACTGTACGATAAAATGCGCCTGTTCGTGGATGATATGTCTGCCATTGGGCAAAGCCTTGATAAGGCCCAGGACAACTATCGGCAGGCGATGAAAAAGCTTTCGTCCGGGCGTGGGAATATCCTGGTTCAGGCTGATGCGTTTCGCGGGCTTGGCGTAGAAGTCAAACGTGAGATGAATCCAGATCTGGTTGAACGCGCTCGTCAGGAAGATGAGGATGATTCGGCGCGACTGGGCCATGAGGGCGAAGAACCTGAGGCTGAATTCGATGCTTTGTCTTCATTGCGCACAGGTGAAGAGCGTTAAACTGAGGCTGAGTAGCACGGTTGAATCATAGGGCTTTCGCGCCCATTCTGTTACACTTCCCGAACATTTTCTTGATTAAGCAGGCATTGAGATGGTTGATGAATCCCAGGAGTCCGGATCCCAGGAAACAACGCACTTTGGCTTCCGTACCGTAGCTAAAGAGCAAAAGGTCGATATGGTGGCGAACGTGTTCCACTCTGTTGCGGCGAAATACGACGTAATGAACGACCTGATGTCTTTTGGTATCCACAGGTTGTGGAAACGCTACACGATAGATTGTAGCGGTGTGCGTCGTGGCCAGCGCGTGCTGGATCTTGCGGGCGGTACGGGCGATCTGACGGCGAAATTTTCTCGTCTGGTCGGTGAGACCGGTGAAGTCGTATTGGCCGATATTAACGATTCGATGCTGAAAATGGGGCGTGAAAAGCTGCGCAATATCGGCATTGTGGGGAACGTCAGATACGTGCAGGCTAACGCCGAAGCGCTGCCATTCCCGGACAACACCTTTGACTGCATCACCATCTCCTTTGGCCTGCGTAACGTCACGGATAAAGACGCTGCATTGCGCTCTATGTTCCGCGTGCTCAAACCCGGTGGCCGCCTGCTGGTGCTTGAGTTCTCGAAACCGGCTTTCGAGCCGCTGAACAAAGCCTACGACGCGTATTCCTTCCACATTCTGCCGCGCATCGGTGAAATGGTCGCTCAGGACGGCGAAAGCTATCGCTACCTGGCAGAATCCATTCGCATGCACCCGGATCAGGAAACGCTGAAAGGCATGATGGAAGAAGCCGGGTTTGAAAACACCACCTATTACAATA
Coding sequences within:
- a CDS encoding dienelactone hydrolase family protein, translated to MKQKQTTHNTPGEGFAPAASPIAPTALLTPDDAILSGETSIPSQGDNMPAYHARPKNADGPLPVVIVIQEIFGVHEHIRDLCRRLALEGYLAIAPELYFRQGEPGDFADIPTLLSGLVSKVPDNQVLGDLDHVASWASRNGGDAHRLMVTGFCWGGRIAWLYAAHNPQLKAAVAWYGKLTGEKTLNSHHHPVDIAVNLNAPVLGLYGGQDTGISQESVETMRQALRAANANAEIIIYPEAGHAFNADYRPSYHEESAKDGWERMLAWFKRYGVRK
- the metR gene encoding HTH-type transcriptional regulator MetR — its product is MIEIKHLRTLQALRHSGSLAAAAAALHQTQSALSHQFSDLEQRLGFRLFIRKSQPLRFTPQGEILLQLAEQVLPQIGRALQACNEPHQTRLRIAIECHSCIQWLTPALENFRQHWPQVEMDFKSGVTFDPQPALQQGELDIVLTSDILPRSGLHYSPMFDFEVRLVMATDHPLAKKESIEPDDLTLETLLIYPVQRERMDIWRHFLQPAGVSPSLKNVDNTLLLIQMVSARMGIAALPHWVVESFEHQGLIVTRTLGEGLWSRLYAAVRDGEQRQPVTEAFIRSTRQHACDHLPFVKNAERPIGDVPIARPLSPFPQ
- the udp gene encoding uridine phosphorylase — translated: MSKSDVFHLGLTKNDLQGATLAIVPGDPERVEKIAALMDKPVKLASHREFTSWRAELDGKPVIICSTGIGGPSTSIAVEELAQLGIRTFLRVGTTGAIQPNINVGDVLVTTASVRLDGASLHFAPMEYPAVADFACTTALVEAAKAVGATTHIGVTASSDTFYPGQERYDTLSGRVVSRFKGSMKEWQEMGVMNYEMESATLLTMCSSQGLRAGMVAGVIVNRTQQEIPNAETMKKTESHAVKIVVEAARRLL
- a CDS encoding carboxylate/amino acid/amine transporter, with translation MPLLIITTILWAFSFSLIGEYLAGHVDSYFSVLMRVGLAALVFLPFLRFKGYPLKTLLLYMLVGALQLGVMYLFSFRAYLYLTVSEFLLFTVMTPLYVTLIYDLLSGNKLRWGYALSAGLAVIGAAIIRYDKVSDHFWIGLLLVQGANICFAIGMVGYKRLMETHPMPQHCAFSWFYLGAFIVAVVAWFALGNPQKLPTTTLQWGILVWLGVVASGLGYFMWNYGATQVDAGTLGIMNNVHVPAGLLVNLAIWQEQPHWPSFIIGGTVIMASLWVHRRWVAPRSSQTVNGRRHAGASSE
- the metE gene encoding 5-methyltetrahydropteroyltriglutamate--homocysteine S-methyltransferase is translated as MTIHNHTLGFPRVGLKRELKKAQESYWAGNTSREELLAVGRELRARHWDQQKQAGVELLPVGDFAWYDHVLTTSLLLGNVPARHQNKDGSVDIDTLFRIGRGRAPTGEPAAAAEMTKWFNTNYHYMVPEFTKGQQFKLTWTQLLEEVDEALALGHKVKPVLLGPVTYLWLGKVKGEQFDRLGLLKDILPVYQQVLAELAKRGVEWVQIDEPALVLELPKAWLDAFKPAYDALTGQVKLLLTTYFEGVGPNLNTITELPVQGLHVDFVHGKDDVNDIHKKLPANWLLSAGVINGRNVWRADLTEKYAQLKDLVGKRELWVASSCSLLHSPIDLSVETRLDAEVKSWFAFALQKCAELSLLTEALNSGNTAKIAEWSAPIQARRQSKRVHNAAVSERLAKITAQDSQRQNAYTARAAAQRERFNLPAWPTTTIGSFPQTTEIRGLRLDFKKGKLDANNYRTGIAEHIKQAIAEQERLGLDVLVHGEAERNDMVEYFGEHLDGFVFTQNGWVQSYGSRCVKPPIVIGDISRPEPITVEWAKYAQSLTDKPVKGMLTGPVTILCWSFPREDVSRETIAKQIALALRDEVADLEAAGIGIIQIDEPALREGLPLRQSDWQAYLEWGVEAFRLNAAVVRDDTQIHTHMCYCEFNDIMDSIAALDADVITIETSRSDMDLLEAFKEFEYPNEIGPGVYDIHSPNVPDVQWIEALLKKAAESVPAERLWVNPDCGLKTRGWPETRAALANMVQAAQNLRTA